A genomic window from Candidatus Nealsonbacteria bacterium includes:
- the rpmG gene encoding 50S ribosomal protein L33 → MATKTKKKSYVKFQCSICKRINYLLKKSKGTVPDSKLELKKFCKWCRAHKDHKETKK, encoded by the coding sequence ATGGCTACAAAAACAAAGAAAAAATCATACGTAAAATTTCAGTGTTCTATATGCAAAAGAATTAATTATCTTCTTAAGAAATCAAAGGGAACAGTTCCTGATTCAAAACTAGAACTTAAGAAGTTTTGCAAGTGGTGCCGTGCTCATAAAGATCATAAGGAAACTAAGAAATAG